From Rhododendron vialii isolate Sample 1 chromosome 10a, ASM3025357v1, the proteins below share one genomic window:
- the LOC131302652 gene encoding uncharacterized protein LOC131302652 encodes MEERTDERRRMKILCLHGFRTSGSFLEKQISKWDPSIFHHHFDMEFPDGFYPAGGKSDIEGIFPPPYFEWFQFEKDFTVYTNLEECISYLCEYMTTKGPFDGLLGFSQGATLSALLLGYQAQGKVLKDHPPIKLFVSISGSKFRDPSICQIAYKDPIKVRSVHFIGAKDWLRLPSEDLATSFHNPLIIRHPQGHTVPRLDEDAVEKLRGWTKEILSNYRDNAGAKVENSNLHEAACKILVEESGDLMVKTEAGVAETIQA; translated from the exons ATGGAGGAGAGAACTGACGAAAGGAGGAGAATGAAGATACTGTGTCTCCATGGATTTAGAACCAGTGGAAGTTTCTTGGAAAAACAAATCAGTAAATGGGATCCTTCTATCTTTCATCACCACTTCGACATG GAGTTTCCAGATGGATTCTACCCTGCGGGAGGCAAATCGGACATTGAGGGCATCTTCCCACCACCTTACTTTGAGTGGTTCCAATTCGAGAAG GACTTCACAGTGTACACCAATTTGGAAGAATGCATTTCTTACTTGTGCGAATACATGACAACCAAAGGACCCTTTGATGGTTTGCTTGGCTTCTCTCAG GGAGCAACACTATCGGCGCTTTTGTTGGGATACCAAGCACAG GGAAAGGTGCTGAAGGATCATCCACCCATAAAACTATTTGTATCAATATCAGGTTCAAAGTTTAGGGATCCAAGCATTTGTCAGATTGCCTACAAAGACCCCATCAAAGTCAGATCTGTCCACTTTATAGGAGCCAAGGATTGGTTGAGATTGCCCTCTGAGGATCTTGCCACCTCCTTTCACAACCCTCTCATAATAAGGCACCCACAGGGGCATACTGTCCCCAGACTAG ATGAGGATGCCGTGGAGAAGTTACGCGGTTGGACCAAAGAGATCCTCTCCAACTATAGGGATAATGCCGGAGCAAAGGTTGAAAACAGTAACCTGCATGAGGCAGCTTGTAAGATTCTGGTGGAAGAGAGCGGTGATCTAATGGTGAAGACAGAAGCTGGAGTAGCAGAGACGATCCAAGCTTGA
- the LOC131303826 gene encoding heat shock factor protein HSF24-like — MAKRSVPAPFLSKTYELVEDGSSDEVISWNEEGTTFVVLKTADFARDLLPNYFKHNNFSSFVRQLNTYGFRKTVPDKWEFANENFKRGQKELLTQIRRRKTVTLSPTVEKSVAVSGASSSSNSGEDLGSTSTSLPDLKNAEMVNALEKAQFTDLSDENKKLKRENEVLSTELVQAKKQCDELINFLTKYVKVAPDHVNRIMRQGSCGSSRDDGSDGEIGTSTDNNDDDVDDGENKGKQMGEGLKLFGVWMKGNEKKRGRDEKPGFGGGPRKEMKTVEFDAPWMTSKVSS, encoded by the exons ATGGCGAAGAGGTCGGTTCCGGCGCCGTTTCTGTCGAAAACGTATGAGCTGGTGGAGGATGGGAGCAGCGACGAGGTGATATCGTGGAACGAGGAAGGCACGACGTTTGTGGTGTTGAAGACGGCGGATTTCGCCAGGGATTTGTTGCCCAATTACTTCAAGCACAACAACTTCTCTAGCTTTGTTCGCCAACTTAATACCTAC GGATTTCGAAAGACTGTACCCGACAAATGGGAATTTGCCAACGAGAATTTCAAACGAGGCCAAAAGGAGCTCCTCACACAGATACGACGCCGAAAGACTGTAACGTTAAGCCCGACAGTCGAAAAATCTGTAGCTGTCAGTGGTGCTTCATCGTCGTCCAATTCCGGCGAGGATCTAGGGTCCACTTCCACCTCCTTGCCGGACTTGAAGAACGCCGAAATGGTGAATGCGTTGGAAAAGGCACAATTCACTGACTTGTCCGACGAGAACAAGAAGctaaagagagaaaatgaggtTTTGAGCACGGAGCTAGTGCAGGCAAAGAAGCAATGCGACGAGCTCATCAATTTTTTAACTAAATATGTGAAAGTAGCGCCTGATCACGTCAATCGCATCATGAGGCAAGGAAGCTGTGGGTCTAGCCGTGATGATGGATCGGATGGTGAGATCGGCACTAGTACAGATAACAATGACGACGATGTTGATGATGGTGAAAATAAGGGGAAACAGATGGGAGAGGGTTTGAAACTGTTTGGGGTATGGATGAAAGGGAATGAGAAAAAGAGGGGTCGCGATGAGAAACCGGGGTTTGGAGGGGGCCCCCGGAAAGAAATGAAGACTGTTGAATTTGATGCGCCGTGGATGACCAGCAAGGTCTCTAGCTAA